The following coding sequences are from one Diospyros lotus cultivar Yz01 chromosome 7, ASM1463336v1, whole genome shotgun sequence window:
- the LOC127806623 gene encoding uncharacterized protein LOC127806623: protein MADFPPNLDDGELWLPSDIFPEEAAFRRRLQPPPPPPPPPPLSNRPQHFAALSFLDPNRPAPTQNLVKHCPPPQCFRSPVRYGPAAASPAEHFSLNGTGLRSHRAEALWTGSRPVQQYHFLSPVRPQVESFGETGFGFLQRQQQSRVLQNRVLQSKLCPFHGTGGFAVAAGRGGFARECSGTGVFLPRIAAEKPPAAAASRKRQSLSHNALRNPIKVVGVVKQGEGCQRQLPPDVGLPQDWTY from the exons ATGGCGGATTTCCCTCCAAACTTGGACGACGGAGAACTGTGGCTGCCCTCTGACATCTTCCCGGAAGAAGCCGCCTTTCGACGCCGCCTgcagccgccgccgccgcctccgccgccgccgccgctttCAAACCGGCCTCAACACTTTGCCGCCTTGTCTTTCCTCGACCCTAACCGCCCTGCCCCAACCCAAAACCTCGTTAAACATTGTCCTCCCCCTCAG TGTTTCAGATCGCCGGTTCGATACGGCCCAGCGGCGGCCTCGCCGGCCGAGCATTTTAGCCTGAACGGAACTGGCCTTCGTAGCCATAGGGCGGAAGCGTTATGGACCGGGTCTAGACCGGTTCAGCAGTACCATTTTCTAAGCCCAGTCCGACCACAG GTTGAGAGCTTTGGGGAAACCGGGTTTGGTTTTTTGCAGAGACAGCAACAAAGCCGGGTTCTGCAAAACCGGGTGCTGCAAAGCAAGCTCTGTCCGTTCCATGGAACTGGCGGTTTCGCGGTAGCCGCCGGCCGTGGCGGTTTTGCGAGAGAGTGCTCGGGCACCGGCGTGTTTCTGCCGCGCATTGCCGCCGAGAAGCCTCCTGCCGCCGCCGCCTCTAGAAAGCGACAAA GCCTATCTCACAATGCTCTGAGGAATCCTATTAAGGTGGTCGGCGTGGTGAAGCAAGGAGAGGGGTGCCAGCGCCAGCTGCCTCCGGATGTTGGGTTGCCTCAGGATTGGACTTATTGA